In one window of Pseudoalteromonas espejiana DSM 9414 DNA:
- a CDS encoding DUF1801 domain-containing protein — MTLKTKANLLTLAQCLKSIDSKRIEDTQTLLTLFEKVTGAKPVVWGKDIIGFDQYSYKYDSGRTGEWPITGFSPRKTKLSIYIMPGFEHPKIAALLNQLGKHSLGKSCLYVTKLENIDLAILEQIITESVLIMKQTYPKN; from the coding sequence ATGACATTAAAAACTAAAGCTAACCTGCTAACACTTGCTCAATGCCTAAAGAGTATAGATTCAAAGCGTATTGAAGATACACAAACCTTACTAACCCTGTTTGAAAAAGTCACAGGGGCTAAGCCTGTTGTATGGGGTAAAGACATTATAGGGTTTGACCAATACAGCTATAAGTACGACTCAGGCCGCACAGGCGAGTGGCCAATCACGGGGTTCTCACCGCGCAAAACTAAGCTTTCTATTTATATTATGCCAGGCTTTGAGCACCCCAAAATAGCGGCATTATTAAATCAGCTTGGTAAACATAGCCTAGGTAAAAGCTGTTTGTACGTGACAAAATTGGAAAATATCGATTTAGCTATACTTGAGCAAATAATTACTGAGTCGGTTTTAATAATGAAGCAAACTTACCCCAAAAATTAA
- a CDS encoding pentapeptide repeat-containing protein, with amino-acid sequence MPISNHNHYYDQQFSTLQLAGQVIKNTEFEECTFIECDLSQAHFKTCRFIQCNFKNCNLSSIKWGYSSLENVSFSHCKLNSVQWGDADWGALSINATVSFNSCELSNSSFFELTLKSLKLIHCFAKNVDFRHADLKQSKFTGTDFRDSEFFQTNLTKCDFVGATEFNIDLNNNVLAGAKFERFEALNLLTSLNIELCD; translated from the coding sequence GTGCCCATTTCCAATCATAACCATTATTACGACCAACAATTTAGTACTTTGCAGCTAGCAGGGCAAGTAATTAAAAACACAGAATTTGAAGAGTGCACGTTTATAGAATGTGACTTATCTCAGGCTCATTTTAAAACATGTCGATTTATACAGTGCAACTTTAAAAATTGTAACTTGTCGTCAATTAAGTGGGGTTACAGCTCGCTTGAAAATGTAAGCTTTAGCCATTGTAAACTAAACAGCGTGCAATGGGGCGATGCAGATTGGGGAGCGCTAAGTATAAATGCGACAGTAAGCTTTAATAGTTGTGAGCTCAGTAACAGCTCATTTTTTGAGTTAACTTTAAAATCACTTAAATTAATTCACTGCTTTGCAAAAAACGTTGATTTTAGGCATGCCGATTTAAAGCAAAGTAAATTTACTGGGACAGACTTTCGCGATAGCGAGTTTTTTCAAACCAATTTAACTAAGTGTGATTTTGTAGGCGCAACTGAGTTTAATATTGATTTAAATAATAATGTATTAGCAGGCGCTAAGTTTGAGCGCTTTGAAGCACTTAACTTGCTTACAAGCCTTAATATAGAACTGTGTGACTAA
- the purM gene encoding phosphoribosylformylglycinamidine cyclo-ligase has product MSEQKQSLSYKDAGVDIDAGNALVERIKGVVKKTRRPEVMGGIGGFGALCEIPEGYKQPVLVAGTDGVGTKLRLAIDLKKHDTVGIDLVAMCVNDLIVQGAEPLFFLDYYATGKLDIDTAADVVTGIGKGCEISGCALIGGETAEMPGMYDGEDYDMAGFCTGVVEKSKIIDGTKVAAGDQLIALASSGPHSNGFSLIRKVLEVSNADTNQVIDGKTLGEHLLEPTRIYVKPLLELFKQVDVHALSHITGGGFWENIPRVLPDSAKAVVKGDSWQWPTVFNWLQENGNITTHEMYRTFNCGVGMVLVVPADALEQSLSILKDLGENAWHLGEIHDAAPGEEQVDIVGGAK; this is encoded by the coding sequence GTGAGCGAACAAAAACAGTCATTAAGCTACAAAGACGCGGGCGTAGATATCGACGCTGGTAATGCACTTGTTGAGCGTATTAAAGGCGTAGTTAAAAAAACGCGTCGTCCAGAAGTTATGGGCGGAATTGGTGGTTTTGGCGCTCTTTGCGAGATTCCAGAAGGTTACAAACAGCCAGTACTTGTTGCAGGCACTGATGGTGTAGGTACTAAACTACGTTTAGCCATCGACTTAAAAAAACACGACACTGTAGGTATTGATTTAGTTGCAATGTGTGTAAACGATTTAATTGTACAAGGCGCTGAACCCCTGTTTTTTCTAGATTACTACGCAACGGGTAAACTAGACATAGACACAGCAGCCGATGTAGTAACTGGTATTGGTAAAGGCTGTGAGATTTCTGGCTGTGCCCTAATTGGTGGCGAAACAGCAGAAATGCCAGGTATGTATGATGGTGAAGACTACGACATGGCAGGCTTTTGTACCGGTGTGGTAGAAAAATCTAAAATTATTGATGGCACCAAAGTAGCAGCCGGCGATCAGCTTATTGCGCTTGCATCTAGCGGCCCTCATTCAAATGGCTTTTCTTTAATTCGTAAAGTACTTGAAGTATCAAACGCCGATACTAACCAAGTAATTGACGGTAAAACATTAGGCGAGCACTTATTAGAGCCTACACGTATTTACGTTAAACCTTTACTTGAGTTATTTAAGCAAGTTGACGTGCATGCCCTTTCGCACATTACTGGCGGCGGCTTTTGGGAAAATATTCCTCGCGTATTACCAGACTCTGCAAAAGCAGTAGTTAAAGGTGATAGCTGGCAGTGGCCTACCGTTTTTAACTGGTTACAAGAAAACGGCAACATTACTACCCACGAAATGTACCGTACATTTAACTGTGGTGTAGGCATGGTATTAGTAGTACCAGCCGATGCGCTTGAGCAAAGCTTATCAATATTAAAAGATTTAGGCGAAAACGCATGGCACCTAGGTGAAATACATGACGCGGCGCCTGGCGAAGAGCAAGTAGATATTGTAGGTGGTGCTAAGTAA
- a CDS encoding DUF72 domain-containing protein, with product MLYIGCPQWSSNAWKGNLFSSQCKNADMLSQYAQHFNSVEGNTSFYADPSPSTILRWAQSVPDDFKFTFKFHRRFSHELALSNVQTELTDWLTLFAPLLEKTGQIMLQLPKAFGPNDLPKLAQFISLLPKELNYGVEVRHTEFFKKGEAEVALNQLLIANNINRIAMDTRALFAVKPTTEALIDAQKKKPHLPVHAIATGSQPMARFVIADLHNDYQTFYKPWLSKVKQWLDEGKTPYVFFHTADNRESPLLARQFCKDLGYNHPVLNPFSGEKEAHQPTLF from the coding sequence ATGTTATATATTGGATGCCCTCAGTGGTCGAGTAACGCCTGGAAAGGCAATTTATTTTCAAGCCAATGTAAAAATGCCGACATGCTAAGCCAATACGCGCAGCATTTTAATTCGGTTGAGGGCAACACCAGCTTTTACGCCGACCCGTCGCCAAGCACAATACTGCGCTGGGCACAAAGCGTACCTGACGATTTTAAATTTACGTTTAAGTTTCATCGTCGTTTTAGCCACGAGCTTGCCCTTAGTAATGTACAAACAGAGCTTACCGATTGGCTTACGTTATTTGCTCCATTACTTGAAAAAACAGGGCAAATAATGCTGCAATTACCTAAAGCATTTGGCCCAAACGACTTACCTAAGCTCGCCCAGTTTATTAGCTTACTCCCCAAGGAGCTAAATTACGGGGTGGAAGTACGCCATACTGAGTTTTTTAAAAAAGGTGAGGCCGAAGTAGCACTTAATCAACTACTAATAGCAAATAATATAAACCGTATTGCTATGGATACGCGGGCGCTTTTTGCAGTCAAACCAACCACCGAGGCGTTAATAGACGCACAAAAAAAAAAGCCGCACTTACCTGTACATGCAATAGCGACCGGCTCACAGCCTATGGCGCGTTTTGTAATAGCCGATTTACATAACGACTACCAAACCTTTTATAAGCCGTGGCTTAGTAAAGTAAAACAATGGCTTGATGAGGGTAAAACACCGTATGTGTTTTTTCATACCGCCGATAACCGAGAATCGCCATTACTTGCTAGGCAATTTTGCAAAGACCTAGGGTATAATCACCCAGTATTAAATCCATTCAGCGGCGAAAAAGAAGCCCACCAGCCTACGCTTTTTTAA
- a CDS encoding DUF3334 family protein has protein sequence MSKSKVISTDDILATLCHSVTGVLSSASGNEISYSAMVQKITRTCMRPDIGCFVLFDGGFTGLVVTNFTAQAAMEIYGDYMRNMGMPEEEIAHSHLSDDVSNVMGELMNQIVGDFTSKVREQLHTSITQNQPKMMAINKQVQISVDTTMDRPQARRVTFTTRNQNIFYLELAMDKTEFIKLHDFDIVEAIDPDDIIENEAKQKAQKEKASETKQDDADDDFMAELGL, from the coding sequence ATGAGCAAAAGTAAGGTAATTAGCACAGACGATATATTAGCAACGCTTTGTCATTCAGTGACGGGTGTCCTTTCATCAGCCAGTGGTAACGAAATAAGCTACTCCGCCATGGTGCAAAAAATAACCCGCACCTGTATGCGACCGGATATTGGTTGTTTTGTATTATTTGATGGTGGCTTTACAGGGCTGGTTGTAACCAACTTTACTGCGCAAGCCGCAATGGAGATTTATGGCGACTACATGCGTAACATGGGCATGCCAGAAGAAGAAATAGCGCACAGCCATTTATCAGACGACGTTTCAAATGTAATGGGCGAACTGATGAACCAAATTGTAGGCGACTTCACCTCTAAAGTGCGCGAGCAATTACATACCTCTATTACACAAAACCAGCCAAAAATGATGGCAATCAACAAACAAGTGCAAATATCGGTAGATACCACAATGGATCGCCCACAAGCACGCCGCGTAACCTTTACTACGCGTAACCAAAACATCTTTTATCTAGAGTTGGCAATGGATAAAACGGAGTTTATTAAACTACACGACTTCGACATTGTAGAAGCCATAGACCCAGACGATATTATCGAAAACGAAGCTAAGCAAAAAGCACAAAAAGAAAAGGCAAGCGAGACAAAGCAAGACGATGCCGATGACGACTTTATGGCTGAACTAGGGCTGTAA
- the cmoA gene encoding carboxy-S-adenosyl-L-methionine synthase CmoA — protein sequence MTIKDSIYASEQQVKDFSFDQNVVEVFPDMIQRSVPGYATIVSTMGKLAGEYAQSNSNLYDLGCSLGAVTLSMRRNIRTDNCHIIAVDNSQAMVERCKVHLQGFKSDVPVTVTLGDINELEIQNASVVAMNFTLQFIPHAQRQAVLEKIYANLKPGGVLLLSEKIKAENEQCDNLLIDLHHDFKRHNGYSELEISQKRTAIENVMRPDTLSTHFNRLSDIGFSQTQVWYQCFNFCSMVAIK from the coding sequence GTGACCATAAAAGACAGTATTTACGCCTCTGAGCAACAAGTAAAAGATTTTAGCTTTGACCAAAACGTGGTTGAGGTTTTTCCGGATATGATACAACGCTCGGTCCCAGGTTATGCAACTATTGTAAGTACCATGGGTAAACTAGCTGGCGAATACGCACAAAGTAATTCAAACCTGTACGACTTAGGGTGCTCGCTAGGTGCAGTAACATTAAGTATGCGCCGTAATATTCGCACCGATAACTGCCACATTATTGCAGTAGATAACTCGCAAGCCATGGTTGAGCGTTGTAAGGTGCATTTACAAGGTTTTAAATCGGACGTACCGGTAACAGTTACCCTTGGTGATATTAACGAATTGGAAATTCAAAATGCATCGGTTGTGGCAATGAACTTTACGCTGCAATTTATACCCCATGCTCAGCGCCAAGCTGTACTTGAAAAAATATACGCTAATTTAAAGCCCGGTGGCGTACTGTTACTTAGCGAAAAAATTAAAGCCGAAAACGAGCAATGCGATAACCTATTAATTGATTTGCACCACGACTTTAAACGTCACAATGGCTACTCAGAGCTTGAAATAAGCCAAAAGCGCACTGCTATTGAAAACGTAATGCGCCCCGATACGCTCAGCACGCACTTTAATCGTTTAAGCGATATTGGCTTTAGCCAAACGCAGGTGTGGTATCAATGTTTTAATTTTTGCTCAATGGTAGCAATTAAATAA
- a CDS encoding M48 family metallopeptidase has protein sequence MSEYARYFTGYPANIVEQVLSLINNNKVCDYLLKKYPQPHTITTDKLLYSYATDLKKQYLKNAPPFGRAAFKKQGDMVTNALGTHTYRMQGKTRKHDLAINSDLLRAPEPLLKALVVHELAHFKEKDHNKGFYKLCCHMEPSYHQLELDLRIFCVVIAMGENPYS, from the coding sequence ATGAGTGAATACGCACGTTACTTTACCGGCTACCCAGCCAATATTGTTGAGCAAGTATTAAGCCTAATAAATAACAATAAGGTATGTGACTACTTACTTAAAAAGTACCCGCAACCGCATACTATAACCACTGATAAACTACTTTATAGCTACGCCACTGATTTAAAAAAACAGTATTTAAAAAACGCCCCACCGTTTGGCCGCGCTGCATTTAAAAAACAAGGTGATATGGTCACCAATGCATTGGGTACTCACACCTACCGCATGCAAGGTAAAACCCGTAAGCACGATTTAGCCATAAACAGCGATTTATTGCGCGCTCCCGAGCCTTTATTAAAAGCATTAGTAGTACACGAGCTCGCGCATTTTAAAGAAAAAGATCATAACAAAGGTTTTTATAAACTGTGCTGCCACATGGAGCCGAGTTACCACCAATTAGAATTGGACTTGCGAATTTTTTGTGTGGTGATAGCGATGGGAGAGAATCCGTATAGTTAA
- a CDS encoding bifunctional alpha/beta hydrolase/OsmC family protein — translation MRQKVSFKSGNLELAGQLERPAGDVKFFALFAHCFTCGKDIAAATRISRALTQQGIAVLRFDFTGLGNSDGDFANSNFSSNIQDLIAAADHLRDNFEAPQLLIGHSLGGAAVLAAAEHIPEISAITTIGAPSDAQHVAHNFEAHLDEINAAGEAKVSLAGREFTIKKQFIDDIAKYDKSHISKLKRALLVMHSPIDATVNISEAEKIYSSAKHPKSFISLDNADHLLSNKNDADYAATMIANWATRYVNYDKTAYSAKLENGKVLVEEKDHIFTQHVSTKDHTWLADEPLKVGGNNLGPDPYDHILAGLGACTSMTLRMYASLKKLPLDHIKVELEHTRDYYQDCDNGECTQNIEAITRKITLRGDLTEAQRKRLLEIADKCPVHKTLHNSPLVVSELVE, via the coding sequence ATGCGACAAAAAGTATCTTTTAAAAGCGGCAATTTAGAACTGGCCGGCCAACTCGAACGCCCTGCCGGCGATGTGAAATTTTTTGCTTTATTTGCCCACTGCTTTACCTGTGGTAAAGATATTGCGGCCGCAACACGTATAAGCCGTGCCCTTACGCAACAGGGTATTGCAGTGCTGCGTTTTGACTTTACCGGCCTTGGTAACAGCGACGGCGACTTTGCTAACAGTAACTTTTCATCCAACATTCAAGATTTAATTGCCGCAGCTGATCACCTGCGTGACAATTTTGAAGCTCCACAATTATTAATTGGCCACAGCCTTGGCGGCGCAGCGGTATTAGCTGCAGCAGAGCATATTCCTGAAATATCAGCGATTACAACTATTGGTGCGCCATCAGATGCGCAGCACGTCGCTCACAATTTTGAGGCACATTTAGATGAAATTAACGCCGCAGGCGAGGCTAAAGTGAGCTTAGCCGGTCGTGAATTTACTATTAAAAAGCAATTTATAGACGACATAGCAAAATACGATAAAAGCCATATTAGTAAACTAAAACGCGCCCTGTTAGTTATGCACTCGCCAATTGACGCCACAGTAAATATTTCTGAAGCCGAAAAAATTTACAGCAGTGCTAAGCACCCTAAAAGCTTTATTAGCCTAGATAACGCCGATCACCTACTTAGCAATAAAAACGATGCTGATTACGCCGCTACCATGATTGCAAACTGGGCTACCCGCTATGTTAATTACGACAAAACAGCGTACAGTGCAAAATTAGAAAACGGGAAAGTATTAGTTGAAGAAAAAGACCATATTTTTACTCAGCACGTAAGTACAAAAGATCATACTTGGCTTGCCGATGAGCCTTTAAAAGTGGGTGGTAATAACTTAGGCCCCGATCCGTACGATCACATACTGGCAGGCCTTGGCGCCTGTACCTCAATGACACTGCGTATGTACGCAAGTTTAAAAAAGCTGCCACTTGATCATATAAAAGTAGAGCTTGAACACACGCGTGACTACTATCAAGATTGCGACAATGGTGAATGCACTCAAAATATTGAGGCAATAACTCGTAAAATTACCCTACGCGGCGATTTAACCGAAGCACAGCGTAAACGCCTGCTAGAAATAGCCGATAAATGCCCCGTGCATAAAACCCTGCATAACAGCCCACTTGTAGTAAGTGAATTAGTTGAGTAA
- the aspS gene encoding aspartate--tRNA ligase → MRSIYCGQLNKTHVDQEVELCGWINKRRDLGGLIFVDLRDREGLVQVVFDPEVEGLMDTANKLRQEFCVQLKGVVRARPDSQVNKDMATGEVEILGTELTIINRSEPLPLDFNQTNSEERRLKYRYLDLRRLEMSDRIKLRAKASSFVRRFLDENGFLDIETPVLTKATPEGARDYLVPSRVHKGSFYALPQSPQLFKQLLMMSGFDRYYQIVKCFRDEDLRADRQPEFTQIDLETSFMSSDQVRAMTEKMITDMWQSLLNVDLGEFPIMPYSEAMSLYGSDKPDLRNPMKLVDVADLVKDVEFNVFSGPANDEKGRVAVLTVPGGAKLSRKQLDDYTKFIGIYGAKGMAWMKVNDRDAGAEGVQSPVAKFLNEEVITQLLERTNAQTGDIILFGADKRNVVNEAMGALRLKIGVDLEITNLDSWAPLWVVDFPMFEEDDEGTLHAVHHPFTAPKDISAEELEANPAAAISDAYDMVLNGYEVGGGSVRIHNADMQEAAFRILGIDAQEQQDKFGFLLDALKYGTPPHAGLAFGLDRLVMLLCGTDNIRDVIAFPKTTQASCLLTNAPSKANSDSLTELAINVVEKAIPSEE, encoded by the coding sequence ATGCGCTCTATATACTGCGGACAGCTAAATAAAACTCACGTAGATCAAGAAGTTGAACTATGTGGCTGGATCAACAAACGACGTGACCTTGGTGGACTTATCTTTGTCGATTTACGCGATAGAGAAGGTTTAGTACAAGTTGTATTCGATCCAGAAGTTGAAGGACTGATGGATACAGCTAACAAACTTCGCCAAGAATTTTGTGTTCAGTTAAAAGGGGTTGTACGTGCGCGTCCAGATAGCCAAGTAAATAAAGACATGGCAACAGGCGAAGTAGAAATTTTAGGTACTGAACTTACTATTATTAACCGCTCTGAACCGCTGCCACTTGATTTTAACCAAACAAACTCTGAAGAACGTCGTTTAAAGTACCGTTACTTAGACCTTCGCCGCCTTGAAATGAGCGACCGTATTAAACTACGTGCTAAAGCAAGCAGCTTTGTTCGTCGCTTTTTAGATGAAAATGGCTTTTTAGACATTGAAACACCTGTACTTACAAAAGCAACACCAGAAGGCGCGCGCGATTACTTAGTGCCAAGCCGTGTTCATAAAGGTAGCTTTTACGCTTTACCGCAGTCGCCACAGTTGTTTAAGCAATTGTTGATGATGTCGGGTTTTGACCGTTACTACCAAATCGTTAAATGTTTCCGTGATGAAGATTTACGTGCCGATCGCCAACCTGAATTTACGCAAATAGATTTAGAAACCTCGTTCATGAGCTCTGATCAAGTACGTGCTATGACCGAAAAAATGATTACGGATATGTGGCAATCGCTACTAAACGTTGATTTAGGCGAATTCCCAATTATGCCATACAGCGAGGCAATGAGCCTGTACGGTTCTGATAAGCCAGACTTACGTAACCCAATGAAATTAGTTGATGTTGCAGATTTAGTAAAAGATGTAGAGTTTAACGTTTTTTCAGGTCCAGCTAACGACGAAAAAGGCCGTGTTGCTGTATTAACAGTACCAGGTGGCGCTAAGCTTTCGCGTAAACAACTTGACGATTACACTAAGTTTATTGGTATTTACGGCGCTAAAGGCATGGCGTGGATGAAAGTAAACGACCGTGATGCAGGTGCCGAAGGCGTTCAATCTCCAGTGGCTAAGTTTTTAAACGAAGAAGTAATTACCCAGTTACTTGAGCGTACTAACGCACAAACGGGCGATATTATTTTATTCGGTGCTGATAAACGCAACGTTGTAAACGAAGCTATGGGCGCACTTCGCTTGAAGATTGGTGTTGATTTAGAAATCACTAACCTTGATAGCTGGGCGCCACTTTGGGTTGTTGACTTCCCAATGTTTGAAGAAGATGACGAAGGCACGTTACATGCTGTGCATCACCCATTCACCGCACCAAAAGATATCAGCGCTGAAGAGCTTGAAGCAAACCCAGCGGCGGCTATTTCAGATGCCTACGACATGGTATTAAACGGTTACGAAGTAGGTGGTGGTTCGGTACGTATTCACAATGCAGATATGCAAGAAGCCGCATTTAGAATTTTAGGTATTGATGCGCAAGAGCAACAAGACAAGTTTGGCTTTTTACTCGATGCCCTTAAATACGGCACACCGCCACATGCTGGTTTAGCATTTGGCCTTGACCGCCTAGTAATGCTTTTATGTGGTACAGATAACATTCGTGACGTTATTGCTTTCCCTAAAACAACTCAAGCGTCATGTTTATTAACTAACGCGCCAAGCAAAGCTAACAGCGACTCGCTTACTGAGCTTGCTATTAACGTAGTAGAAAAAGCAATTCCTAGCGAAGAGTAA
- a CDS encoding alpha/beta hydrolase yields MHKTIKKLLTLSVLSLSAGLISPFSFAQDGVIVDQSRNRTIPINITLPNNSDKCSEQVKCPVAFVNAGYGISHNEYTFASKLFNAHGYLSIAVAHELKTDPALNRMQPYLTTRMENWHRGVVTLKFLVNQLSTQYPEYDFTKLTLFGHSNGGDISALYASIYSAEVNQVITLDHRRMLIPRNKNIRVLTLRGSDYPADANVLLNDTELKVFPVSQVMIEKSRHNDMYDSGPTWLVERMSNEMTAFLN; encoded by the coding sequence ATGCATAAAACAATAAAAAAGTTACTAACATTAAGCGTACTTAGCCTAAGTGCGGGTTTAATTTCACCATTTAGCTTTGCACAAGACGGTGTAATAGTAGATCAAAGCCGCAATCGAACCATACCTATCAATATCACACTTCCAAATAACAGTGATAAATGCAGCGAGCAGGTAAAGTGCCCTGTAGCATTTGTAAATGCGGGCTACGGTATTAGCCACAATGAATACACGTTTGCGAGTAAGCTGTTTAACGCACACGGTTATTTAAGCATTGCAGTAGCACATGAACTTAAAACCGATCCTGCACTTAATCGTATGCAGCCATACTTAACCACCCGCATGGAAAACTGGCACCGCGGTGTAGTAACACTTAAGTTTTTAGTTAATCAGCTAAGTACGCAATACCCCGAGTATGATTTTACTAAACTCACTTTGTTTGGGCACTCTAACGGCGGTGATATATCAGCTTTATACGCTTCAATTTATTCAGCAGAAGTAAACCAAGTAATTACACTTGATCACCGTCGTATGTTGATCCCACGTAATAAAAACATACGCGTGCTTACACTTCGCGGTAGTGATTACCCAGCCGACGCTAACGTGTTATTAAACGATACAGAGCTTAAAGTGTTTCCGGTTAGCCAAGTAATGATTGAAAAATCGCGCCATAACGATATGTACGACTCCGGGCCAACGTGGCTGGTGGAGAGAATGAGTAATGAGATGACGGCTTTTTTAAATTAA
- a CDS encoding isopenicillin N synthase family dioxygenase — protein MQLPTVDYKAPDAAAHFVESLRNTGFGVLKNHPIPQSLVESIYKNWQDFFNSEQKHNFLFSKETQDGYFPPSVSEVAKGFTIKDIKEYFHVYPKGRVPAELEADVREYYRLANEFAATLLSWVQAEAPADVRAKFSIDLKDMIADSEQTLLRILHYPPMTGDEEPGAIRAAAHGDINLLTVLPASNEPGLQVQKTDGGWLDVPCDFGSLIINIGDMLQEASGGYFPSTIHRVINPTGKASTKSRISLPLFLHPRPDVVLSERYTADSYLQERLRELGVK, from the coding sequence ATGCAATTACCTACTGTTGATTATAAAGCTCCCGATGCGGCTGCTCACTTTGTTGAATCGTTAAGAAACACAGGTTTTGGTGTGTTAAAAAACCACCCAATCCCGCAATCTTTAGTTGAGTCTATTTATAAAAATTGGCAAGACTTTTTTAACTCAGAGCAAAAGCACAACTTTTTATTTTCTAAAGAAACACAAGACGGTTATTTTCCGCCTTCAGTGTCTGAAGTAGCGAAAGGCTTTACAATAAAAGACATTAAAGAGTACTTTCATGTTTACCCTAAAGGCCGTGTACCTGCAGAGCTTGAAGCTGATGTACGTGAGTACTACCGCTTAGCTAACGAATTTGCAGCAACGCTTTTAAGCTGGGTTCAAGCAGAAGCTCCTGCTGATGTACGTGCTAAGTTTTCTATTGATTTAAAAGATATGATTGCTGATTCTGAGCAAACATTGCTACGTATTTTGCATTACCCACCAATGACGGGTGACGAAGAGCCAGGTGCTATTCGCGCGGCTGCACACGGTGACATTAACTTATTAACTGTATTACCGGCGTCAAACGAGCCTGGTTTACAAGTTCAAAAAACAGATGGCGGTTGGTTAGACGTACCTTGTGATTTTGGCAGTTTAATTATTAATATTGGTGACATGCTACAAGAAGCGTCGGGTGGTTATTTTCCATCGACTATTCACCGTGTAATTAACCCAACGGGTAAAGCGTCGACTAAATCGCGTATTTCGTTGCCACTATTTTTACACCCGCGTCCTGATGTTGTGCTTTCTGAGCGTTACACTGCAGATAGCTACCTACAAGAGCGCTTACGCGAGCTAGGTGTTAAATAA
- the cmoB gene encoding tRNA 5-methoxyuridine(34)/uridine 5-oxyacetic acid(34) synthase CmoB, with translation MSQWFNQFYAAIAQSPLSHWLETLPAQLKHWQLEASHGDLPKWQKVLKNLPEVKTTHVDIATKVEIGAPGEMSEGEQKQATHLLKRMMPWRKGPFSVHGIEINTEWRSDWKWDRLLPHIEPLKGRTVLDIGCGSGYHLWRMRGEGAEFVVGIDPSDLFLCQFQAIKHYNPDENVHLLPLGVEALPELKAFDTVFSMGVLYHRRSPIDFLAQLKAQLRPGGELVLETLVIEGDENTVLVPTDRYAKMRNVWFIPSTAALKLWMERVGFKDVQIKDCAITTLDEQRRTDWMENESLVDFLDPSDTSKTIEGYPAPLRAILTAKA, from the coding sequence ATGTCTCAATGGTTTAACCAATTTTACGCTGCAATTGCACAAAGCCCACTAAGCCACTGGCTAGAAACCCTCCCTGCTCAATTAAAACATTGGCAGTTAGAGGCAAGCCATGGTGATTTACCAAAATGGCAAAAAGTACTTAAAAATCTGCCAGAAGTAAAAACAACCCACGTTGATATTGCCACTAAAGTAGAAATTGGCGCGCCTGGAGAAATGAGCGAAGGCGAGCAAAAACAAGCAACGCATTTACTAAAGCGCATGATGCCTTGGCGAAAAGGGCCGTTTAGTGTGCATGGTATTGAAATAAACACCGAATGGCGCAGTGATTGGAAATGGGACAGGCTCCTTCCTCATATTGAGCCATTAAAAGGCCGCACTGTGTTAGATATTGGTTGTGGCTCTGGCTATCATTTATGGCGTATGCGCGGAGAAGGCGCTGAGTTTGTAGTGGGTATTGACCCGTCTGATTTATTTTTATGTCAGTTTCAGGCTATTAAACACTACAACCCAGATGAAAACGTACATTTATTACCGCTAGGTGTAGAAGCCCTACCAGAGCTTAAAGCCTTTGATACGGTGTTTTCGATGGGCGTACTTTATCATCGTCGCTCGCCAATTGATTTTTTAGCGCAGTTAAAAGCGCAGCTTCGCCCAGGTGGCGAGTTAGTGCTAGAAACCTTAGTTATTGAAGGCGACGAAAATACAGTACTTGTACCTACCGACCGCTACGCAAAAATGCGCAATGTGTGGTTTATTCCAAGTACTGCTGCATTAAAACTTTGGATGGAGCGCGTTGGCTTTAAAGATGTACAAATAAAAGATTGTGCAATTACTACGCTTGATGAACAACGCAGGACCGACTGGATGGAAAACGAATCGTTAGTTGATTTTTTAGACCCAAGCGATACAAGTAAAACCATTGAAGGTTATCCCGCTCCACTTCGAGCAATATTAACCGCTAAAGCATAA